From Aedes albopictus strain Foshan chromosome 1, AalbF5, whole genome shotgun sequence, one genomic window encodes:
- the LOC115256676 gene encoding uncharacterized protein LOC115256676 isoform X1 has product MRYVDVDDSSQTSSQSEKFSNPSHSLAIFSLRVTQRSFSVKIKIISENYQAAKMTEILSHSIKITKSSDERSCPSEDHKRRIRKMIEVTHSTRYMKYVEGDDEPNEMALVPRRPIRNNFASTMAVIDNSMGNFQDTIGYDRARFGSNCRKMAQQYYAGRIHKMNKKVKKCAKKAAKYRKVDGKVKHEKRNMVKKLQDVLETSQKKREKREKLLASLMKKMAGSASVVM; this is encoded by the exons ATGAGATATGTTGACGTTGATGACAGTTCTCAAACGAGTTCtcaaagtgaaaaattttcaaatccCTCGCACTCCCTCGCGATTTTTTCTTTGCGCGTGACACAGCGTTCTTTTTCAGTGAAAATCAAAATTATTTCGGAAAATTACCAAG CCGCAAAAATGACCGAAATATTAAGCCACTCCATCAAGATTACGAAGTCCTCAGATGAGCGTTCTTGCCCCTCAGAGGACCACAAGCGACGCATCCGGAAGATGATTGAGGTGACCCACTCGACGCGCTATATGAAGTACGTCGAAGGCGACGATGAACCAAATGAAATGGCTTTGGTCCCCAGGCGCCCGATCCGTAATAATTTTGCCTCCACCATGGCCGTGATCGATAACAGCATGGGAAATTTTCAAGACACCATCGGATACGACAGGGCACGGTTCGGGTCCAATTGCCGGAAGATGGCCCAACAGTATTATGCGGGGCGCATTCATAAGATGAACAAAAAGGTGAAGAAATGTGCCAAGAAGGCGGCAAAGTACAGAAAGGTGGATGGCAAGGTGAAGCACGAAAAGCGAAACATGGTTAAGAAGCTCCAGGACGTGCTGGAGACCAGCCAGAAGAAGCGCGAAAAACGGGAGAAGCTGCTTGCGAGTCTCATGAAAAAGATGGCTGGAAGTGCATCAGTAGTGATGTAG
- the LOC115256676 gene encoding uncharacterized protein LOC115256676 isoform X2 — protein MTEILSHSIKITKSSDERSCPSEDHKRRIRKMIEVTHSTRYMKYVEGDDEPNEMALVPRRPIRNNFASTMAVIDNSMGNFQDTIGYDRARFGSNCRKMAQQYYAGRIHKMNKKVKKCAKKAAKYRKVDGKVKHEKRNMVKKLQDVLETSQKKREKREKLLASLMKKMAGSASVVM, from the coding sequence ATGACCGAAATATTAAGCCACTCCATCAAGATTACGAAGTCCTCAGATGAGCGTTCTTGCCCCTCAGAGGACCACAAGCGACGCATCCGGAAGATGATTGAGGTGACCCACTCGACGCGCTATATGAAGTACGTCGAAGGCGACGATGAACCAAATGAAATGGCTTTGGTCCCCAGGCGCCCGATCCGTAATAATTTTGCCTCCACCATGGCCGTGATCGATAACAGCATGGGAAATTTTCAAGACACCATCGGATACGACAGGGCACGGTTCGGGTCCAATTGCCGGAAGATGGCCCAACAGTATTATGCGGGGCGCATTCATAAGATGAACAAAAAGGTGAAGAAATGTGCCAAGAAGGCGGCAAAGTACAGAAAGGTGGATGGCAAGGTGAAGCACGAAAAGCGAAACATGGTTAAGAAGCTCCAGGACGTGCTGGAGACCAGCCAGAAGAAGCGCGAAAAACGGGAGAAGCTGCTTGCGAGTCTCATGAAAAAGATGGCTGGAAGTGCATCAGTAGTGATGTAG